A window of Sphingobacterium sp. SRCM116780 contains these coding sequences:
- the fusA gene encoding elongation factor G has translation MARDLKFTRNIGIAAHIDAGKTTTTERILYYSGVNHKIGEVHEGASTMDWMEQEAERGITITSAATTVFWQYRGNKYQVNVIDTPGHVDFTVEVNRSLRVLDGLVFLFSAVDGVEPQSETNWRLADNYAVPRIGFVNKMDRSGADFLKVVGQVKSMLGSDAVALQLPIGAEDSFTGVVDLINNRGIVWNEHDKGMTFTEVPIPEDMLEEVAEYREKLLEAVAGYDETLMEKFFEDPNSLTEREILNALRAAVLDNSIVPMVCGSSFKNKGVQTMLDLVMELLPSPMDSEGVKGTNPDTGAEILRRPDVNEPFAALGFKIATDPFVGRLCFIRAYSGKLDAGSYVLNTRSGNKERISRIFQMHANKQNPIPFIEAGDIGAVVGFKDIKTGDTLCDEKHPIVLESMNFPEPVIGLAIEPKTQADVDRLGIGLGKLAEEDPTFVVKTDEETGQTVISGMGELHLEILIDRLKREFKVEVNQGAPQVSYKESINGTTEHREVFKKQSGGRGKFADIKVVISPADADYDLTKSPLQFVNEIVGGKIPKEFIPSVQKGFETSMKNGVLAGFPLSGMKVRLIDGSFHAVDSDSLSFELAARSAYREALPKCSPVLMEPIMKIEVLTPEENMGDVMGDLNRRRGLMQGLDTRNGSQVIKALVPLSEMFGYVTQLRTITSGRATSTMEFDHFEEAPRNVTEEVVAKAKGKLKGE, from the coding sequence ATGGCAAGAGATTTAAAATTCACTAGAAATATCGGTATCGCTGCTCACATCGATGCTGGTAAAACTACAACAACTGAGCGTATTCTTTACTACTCAGGAGTAAATCATAAAATTGGTGAAGTACACGAAGGTGCTTCAACAATGGACTGGATGGAGCAAGAAGCTGAGCGTGGTATCACGATTACTTCTGCTGCTACTACCGTGTTCTGGCAGTACCGTGGCAACAAATACCAAGTAAACGTAATCGATACCCCAGGTCACGTGGATTTCACGGTAGAGGTAAATCGTTCATTACGTGTATTAGACGGATTAGTTTTCTTATTTTCAGCAGTTGATGGTGTTGAACCTCAATCTGAGACTAACTGGAGATTAGCGGATAACTATGCCGTTCCTCGTATTGGTTTCGTTAACAAAATGGACCGTTCAGGTGCTGATTTCTTAAAAGTTGTTGGTCAGGTAAAATCAATGTTAGGTTCTGATGCAGTAGCTTTACAACTACCTATCGGAGCTGAAGATTCATTCACAGGTGTTGTTGATTTAATCAATAACCGTGGTATCGTTTGGAATGAGCATGATAAAGGTATGACTTTTACAGAAGTGCCAATTCCAGAAGATATGTTGGAAGAGGTTGCTGAATACCGTGAAAAATTATTAGAAGCTGTTGCTGGTTATGATGAGACTTTGATGGAAAAATTCTTCGAAGATCCTAATTCATTAACTGAGCGTGAAATCTTAAATGCTTTACGTGCAGCAGTATTGGATAACTCCATCGTTCCTATGGTTTGTGGTTCATCTTTCAAAAACAAAGGTGTTCAAACCATGTTGGATTTAGTAATGGAATTATTGCCTTCACCAATGGATTCAGAAGGTGTAAAAGGTACTAATCCAGATACAGGTGCAGAAATTTTACGTAGACCAGATGTTAACGAGCCTTTTGCTGCATTAGGTTTCAAAATCGCAACGGATCCTTTCGTAGGTCGTCTATGTTTCATCCGTGCTTATTCTGGTAAATTAGATGCTGGTTCTTATGTATTGAATACGCGTTCAGGTAACAAAGAACGTATCTCTCGTATCTTCCAAATGCATGCTAACAAACAAAACCCTATCCCATTCATCGAGGCTGGTGATATTGGTGCTGTTGTTGGTTTCAAAGACATCAAAACGGGTGATACATTATGTGATGAAAAACACCCTATCGTGTTAGAGTCAATGAATTTCCCAGAACCAGTTATCGGTTTAGCTATTGAGCCTAAAACTCAAGCTGACGTTGATAGATTAGGTATTGGTCTTGGTAAATTAGCTGAAGAAGATCCTACATTCGTAGTAAAAACTGACGAGGAAACTGGTCAAACAGTTATCTCTGGTATGGGTGAACTTCACTTAGAGATCTTGATCGATCGTTTGAAACGTGAATTCAAAGTTGAGGTTAACCAAGGTGCTCCTCAAGTATCATACAAAGAGTCTATCAACGGTACTACTGAACACCGTGAGGTATTCAAAAAACAATCAGGTGGTCGTGGTAAATTCGCGGATATCAAAGTTGTTATTTCTCCAGCTGATGCAGATTATGATTTAACTAAATCACCTCTTCAATTCGTAAACGAAATTGTTGGTGGTAAAATTCCAAAAGAATTTATCCCTTCCGTTCAGAAAGGATTTGAAACATCAATGAAAAACGGTGTATTAGCAGGATTTCCATTATCAGGAATGAAAGTTCGTTTGATTGATGGTTCATTCCACGCTGTCGATTCAGATTCATTATCTTTCGAATTAGCGGCTCGTTCAGCATACCGTGAAGCATTACCAAAATGTTCACCAGTGTTAATGGAACCTATTATGAAAATAGAGGTTTTAACACCAGAAGAAAATATGGGTGATGTAATGGGTGACTTAAACCGTCGTCGTGGTTTGATGCAAGGTTTAGATACGCGTAACGGTTCTCAAGTAATTAAAGCATTAGTTCCACTTTCGGAGATGTTTGGTTATGTAACTCAATTACGTACTATCACTTCAGGTCGTGCAACTTCTACAATGGAATTTGATCACTTTGAAGAAGCTCCTCGTAACGTAACTGAAGAAGTTGTTGCTAAAGCAAAAGGTAAATTAAAAGGAGAATAA
- the rpsJ gene encoding 30S ribosomal protein S10 yields MSQRIRIKLKSYDYNLVDKSAEKIVKTVKPTGAVVSGPIPLPTEKKIYTVLRSPHVNKKAREQFQLCSYKRLLDIYSSNSKTVDALMKLELPSGVEVEIKV; encoded by the coding sequence ATGAGCCAAAGAATCAGAATCAAATTGAAATCATACGATTACAATTTAGTTGACAAATCAGCTGAGAAAATCGTAAAAACAGTAAAACCTACAGGTGCAGTTGTTAGTGGTCCTATTCCATTACCTACTGAGAAAAAAATCTATACCGTTTTACGTTCACCACACGTTAACAAGAAGGCGCGTGAGCAATTCCAATTGTGTTCATACAAAAGATTGTTAGATATTTATTCGTCTAACTCTAAAACTGTTGACGCGTTGATGAAACTTGAATTACCTTCAGGTGTTGAAGTAGAAATCAAAGTGTGA
- a CDS encoding AI-2E family transporter: MIKFLSLPFYIKFACTLISIVILGYLAKIGDTILVPFILGLLLALLLVPVSNFFERKLKLPRTVAGIITVLLFFGIVGYGFYMLASQLSMIKDDWPAFKEQIMAGIQNLQAWVSDRFGVMHSEQMDILNKTATKSLDSGTLILGTALLSLSSLFILLVFTFLYTFFLLIYRSHIVRFLLLLNKQEHHEVVMDVVTQIQYVVKKYLIGLLLQMLIVSTLVFASLSIIGVKYSLLLAIITGVFNVLPYVGIFTSILIIALLTFATSSFTHVLIVISVLILIHLIDSNFIVPKVVGSKVKVNSLFAMMAIIVGEMLWGISGMFLAIPILAICKIIMDRVKELKAWGFLLGEEDNKGSTYMSILKTISPKKN, translated from the coding sequence ATGATAAAATTTCTAAGTTTACCATTCTACATAAAATTTGCCTGTACATTAATCTCTATAGTCATATTAGGTTATTTAGCTAAAATTGGAGATACGATCTTAGTGCCATTTATTTTAGGCTTACTATTGGCTCTGTTGTTAGTTCCTGTCAGTAATTTCTTTGAAAGAAAACTGAAACTTCCACGTACAGTTGCGGGAATCATTACCGTTTTATTGTTTTTTGGAATAGTAGGCTATGGATTTTATATGCTAGCTTCGCAATTATCAATGATTAAAGATGATTGGCCAGCTTTTAAAGAACAAATCATGGCTGGCATTCAAAATCTACAAGCCTGGGTTAGCGATCGCTTTGGTGTGATGCATAGTGAACAAATGGACATTCTCAATAAGACAGCGACCAAGTCATTGGATAGTGGTACTCTTATTTTAGGTACTGCGCTTTTATCTTTGTCTTCGTTATTCATTTTATTGGTATTTACTTTCCTATACACGTTTTTTTTATTAATCTATCGAAGCCATATTGTTCGTTTTTTATTACTGTTAAATAAACAAGAGCATCATGAAGTTGTCATGGATGTCGTGACCCAGATTCAATATGTGGTAAAGAAATACCTGATTGGATTATTATTACAAATGCTGATCGTATCTACTCTAGTGTTTGCTTCATTAAGTATTATAGGAGTAAAATATAGCTTGTTATTGGCCATTATCACAGGTGTATTTAACGTATTACCTTATGTTGGTATATTTACATCCATATTAATCATTGCACTTCTTACCTTCGCCACGTCTTCGTTTACACATGTTTTAATTGTCATTAGCGTGCTTATCCTTATTCATCTTATCGATAGTAATTTTATAGTGCCTAAGGTTGTTGGCTCTAAAGTAAAGGTGAATTCTTTATTTGCGATGATGGCTATTATCGTAGGGGAGATGTTATGGGGAATTTCAGGTATGTTTTTAGCAATTCCAATACTTGCTATTTGTAAGATCATTATGGATCGTGTTAAAGAATTAAAAGCTTGGGGATTTTTATTAGGAGAAGAAGATAATAAAGGAAGTACTTATATGAGCATATTAAAAACTATAAGTCCTAAAAAGAATTAA
- a CDS encoding porin family protein, whose product MKKLLLSFGAAFLLSAGVQAQTSYGLKAGVNLGKYSNPSDLEKDFQKNNTSFYVTGFADLPVGTNFSIQPGVSLQGKGNKMQYDGDGSNGSSTTNVMSIEIPVNAVYYIPTGTSGSVFLGAGPYLGFNVSGKTKVKGNIGGGTAEGNYDLKFSGDDKDMKVIDAGANFMLGYKFNSGLLINAGYGLGLSNLSPSSDSNDKFSNRVLSFGIGFQL is encoded by the coding sequence ATGAAAAAGTTATTACTATCATTTGGAGCAGCATTTTTATTATCTGCAGGTGTACAGGCTCAAACTAGCTATGGATTAAAAGCTGGTGTCAATTTAGGCAAATACAGTAATCCATCAGATTTAGAAAAGGATTTTCAAAAAAACAATACATCATTTTATGTGACTGGTTTTGCTGATCTTCCTGTAGGAACTAATTTTTCCATCCAACCTGGTGTTTCATTACAAGGAAAAGGAAATAAAATGCAATATGATGGCGACGGATCGAATGGATCATCTACAACAAATGTTATGTCAATCGAGATTCCTGTAAATGCAGTATATTATATCCCTACGGGAACATCTGGTTCTGTATTTTTAGGAGCTGGTCCTTACTTGGGATTTAATGTAAGTGGTAAAACTAAAGTAAAGGGAAACATTGGGGGTGGTACAGCCGAAGGAAACTATGATCTTAAATTCTCTGGAGATGATAAAGATATGAAAGTCATTGATGCAGGTGCTAACTTTATGTTAGGGTACAAATTTAATAGTGGTTTGTTGATTAATGCTGGTTATGGATTGGGATTGAGTAATTTATCTCCAAGTAGTGATTCAAACGATAAATTCTCTAATCGAGTGCTTTCATTTGGAATTGGTTTCCAATTATAA
- a CDS encoding spore protein, which produces MGVTRLKRKDRRNKTTSRVEVQFLSLGSNIELGSRSKMKKTNQIVKNDAVLNKLASEAK; this is translated from the coding sequence ATGGGAGTTACACGTTTAAAAAGAAAAGATAGAAGAAATAAAACTACTTCACGTGTTGAAGTTCAGTTTTTAAGCTTAGGTAGTAATATTGAACTTGGTTCAAGATCTAAAATGAAAAAAACAAATCAAATCGTTAAAAACGACGCGGTCTTAAATAAATTAGCCTCAGAAGCTAAGTAA
- a CDS encoding copper homeostasis protein CutC, translated as MGKEISINKYQLEICANSPQSALYAAQGGATRVELCQNLENGGTTPSYGQIVLARKLVDIGIHVLIRPRGGDFVYSTLEFEEMIADIQFCKESGCDGVVIGVMERNGMVDIERTKTLVEAARPMHVTFHRAFDKCVDPFASLAILMDLKIDRVLTSGLRNKAIEGVDLLKQLVDYAAGKIVIMPGASVDNTNIAEILERTGAIAIHTSAKETLLSEMTYDRVEVAGMNESIYSTSKEKVHQLVDILKKQ; from the coding sequence ATGGGAAAAGAAATTAGTATCAATAAATATCAGTTAGAGATTTGTGCGAATTCTCCACAATCCGCGTTGTATGCAGCGCAAGGTGGTGCTACTCGGGTGGAATTATGTCAAAACTTGGAGAATGGAGGAACAACTCCTTCATATGGTCAGATTGTTCTGGCAAGAAAGCTAGTTGATATTGGTATACACGTACTCATACGCCCCCGAGGTGGTGATTTTGTATATTCAACATTGGAATTTGAAGAAATGATAGCTGATATTCAATTCTGTAAGGAATCGGGATGTGATGGTGTTGTTATTGGTGTTATGGAGAGAAATGGTATGGTAGATATCGAACGAACAAAAACATTAGTGGAAGCTGCAAGACCTATGCATGTGACTTTCCATCGTGCGTTTGATAAATGTGTTGATCCATTTGCTTCTTTAGCTATTTTGATGGACTTAAAAATCGATCGTGTATTGACTTCTGGATTAAGAAATAAAGCTATAGAAGGAGTAGATTTACTAAAACAACTGGTCGATTATGCTGCCGGAAAAATTGTTATTATGCCAGGAGCTTCTGTGGATAATACAAATATAGCTGAAATATTAGAAAGAACTGGAGCAATTGCTATTCATACTTCAGCAAAGGAAACATTGTTATCAGAGATGACTTATGATCGGGTAGAAGTAGCAGGAATGAATGAATCTATCTACAGCACCTCAAAAGAAAAAGTCCACCAATTGGTAGACATCTTAAAGAAGCAATAA
- a CDS encoding Smr/MutS family protein: MKKPSEQIDLHAEAFLLDWENYSADELANESMIYMRDMLDAAIYWDMPEIKFVHGKGKGVLKKMVYDELSIYKNQGAISHYHPAYHNEDIVIVVIGF; the protein is encoded by the coding sequence ATGAAGAAACCTTCCGAACAAATAGATTTACATGCTGAAGCTTTTTTACTCGATTGGGAAAATTATTCAGCAGACGAGTTAGCAAACGAATCTATGATCTATATGCGAGACATGCTAGACGCCGCTATCTATTGGGATATGCCAGAAATTAAATTTGTCCATGGTAAAGGAAAAGGAGTCCTCAAAAAAATGGTTTACGATGAATTAAGCATCTACAAAAACCAAGGTGCAATATCGCATTACCATCCTGCCTATCATAATGAAGATATCGTGATCGTTGTCATTGGATTTTAA
- a CDS encoding response regulator transcription factor, whose translation MKILLIEDEIALSQVIMQSLVDEQYLVEQAFDYESALSKIALYAYDCILLDIMLPGGSGLQLLEQVKEMGKDESIIILSAKDSVDDKVKGLELGADDYLAKPFHLAELHARIKSIIRRKNQQGDDILVYKNVALNTTDRTTQVNNKIINLNRKEFDLLYYFMIRPTKLVQKNALAESIWGDHIDQADSLDFIYSQIKNLRKKLKDNHAQLDIQAVYGIGYKLI comes from the coding sequence ATGAAAATACTATTGATAGAAGATGAAATAGCGCTAAGTCAAGTAATCATGCAATCTTTAGTTGATGAGCAATATCTTGTGGAACAAGCTTTTGATTATGAAAGTGCCTTATCAAAAATAGCATTATATGCTTATGACTGTATTTTACTGGATATCATGTTACCAGGAGGATCAGGCTTACAATTATTGGAACAGGTAAAAGAAATGGGAAAAGATGAATCCATTATTATCCTCTCCGCTAAAGATTCTGTTGATGATAAAGTAAAAGGATTAGAGCTTGGAGCTGATGACTATCTAGCCAAGCCTTTTCACCTAGCAGAGTTACATGCGCGAATAAAATCTATTATACGACGGAAAAATCAACAAGGAGATGATATTCTTGTGTACAAGAATGTCGCGCTTAATACAACAGATCGAACAACACAAGTTAATAATAAGATCATCAATCTCAATAGGAAAGAGTTTGACTTGCTTTACTATTTTATGATCAGACCGACTAAATTAGTGCAAAAAAATGCCTTAGCGGAATCAATCTGGGGAGATCATATTGATCAAGCTGATAGTCTTGACTTTATCTATTCTCAAATTAAAAATTTAAGAAAAAAATTAAAAGATAATCATGCTCAACTTGATATTCAAGCCGTGTATGGCATCGGGTATAAATTGATTTAA
- a CDS encoding sensor histidine kinase → MKKSLKNYTIRYITIMILIVIALWATLFYAYIMEEVYDNVDDGLKNQKIEIIRAAYENESILQTADFGINQFKITKSLLKEKQKQKNIFKNDFIYMPYDEEMEPYRILSTNFYGKDNQLYDLEIRTSTVEEDELKSDLATALIILYIFIIISIYFINRIVFYRAFKPFYQILDKLEKYQFGKTKEAVHIASNVREFDILNIEIDKMIDRNEKIFKQQKLFIENASHELQTPLAISTNKLELLLEDEQLNENQLIKISETKEALDRMIKLNKALLMLSRIENNQFEHTVNLNFNSLIQQLCHEFSEILDFKGVTVEVHEHDIFQAELNSDLANILLSNLIRNAIYYNKQNGGLIRIDISKEKLSIANSGKQTALHGETIFDRFRKENTAISSNGLGLSIVKTIVETNKNLKITYSYLNNLHTFSLYKL, encoded by the coding sequence ATGAAAAAGTCGCTTAAAAACTATACCATACGTTATATCACAATCATGATTCTCATCGTGATTGCCTTATGGGCGACCTTGTTCTATGCCTATATCATGGAGGAAGTATATGACAATGTAGATGATGGATTGAAAAATCAAAAGATTGAAATCATTCGTGCGGCTTATGAAAACGAGTCCATTTTACAGACAGCTGATTTTGGGATTAATCAATTTAAAATAACGAAATCATTACTCAAGGAAAAACAAAAGCAAAAAAATATATTCAAAAATGATTTTATCTATATGCCTTATGATGAAGAAATGGAGCCTTATCGCATTTTAAGCACCAATTTCTATGGGAAAGATAATCAGTTATATGACTTAGAAATTCGCACTTCAACTGTTGAAGAAGACGAGCTAAAATCAGATTTAGCGACAGCATTGATTATTCTTTATATTTTTATTATCATCAGCATCTATTTCATTAACAGAATTGTATTCTATCGCGCTTTTAAACCTTTCTATCAGATATTAGACAAATTGGAAAAATATCAATTTGGCAAAACAAAAGAAGCTGTACATATCGCTAGTAATGTTAGAGAATTTGATATATTGAATATCGAAATTGACAAAATGATCGATCGGAATGAAAAGATATTTAAGCAACAAAAATTATTTATTGAAAATGCATCGCATGAATTACAAACACCGTTAGCGATTAGCACCAACAAATTAGAGCTACTATTAGAGGATGAGCAGTTAAATGAAAATCAGCTGATTAAAATTAGTGAAACAAAAGAGGCTCTCGATCGGATGATCAAGTTAAATAAAGCACTGTTGATGCTTTCTCGAATCGAGAATAATCAATTTGAACATACTGTAAACTTAAATTTCAACAGTCTTATTCAGCAGTTATGCCATGAATTTTCAGAAATCTTAGACTTCAAAGGAGTTACAGTAGAGGTTCATGAGCATGATATATTCCAAGCGGAATTAAATTCAGATTTGGCGAATATTTTATTGTCCAATTTAATTCGAAATGCAATTTATTATAACAAGCAAAACGGCGGTCTTATCAGGATAGATATCTCGAAAGAAAAATTATCTATCGCCAACAGTGGAAAACAAACAGCACTACATGGAGAAACTATTTTTGATCGATTTAGAAAAGAAAATACGGCTATCAGTTCCAATGGATTGGGATTATCGATTGTTAAAACAATCGTAGAAACAAATAAAAATCTAAAAATAACCTACTCATACTTAAATAATTTACACACTTTTTCTCTTTATAAATTATAA
- a CDS encoding PepSY-like domain-containing protein — translation MNRIKSMAIVVLVALSTSGFAQKKVINSNQLPANAQTFIKNNFSTNQISSIIEETENLFYKEYKIILKNGTKIDFDKTGNWEEVDGENTAIPLKIVPTAIKNYIAKSFPDTQIVKIKQSNRKYEVEISNGLELQFNKKGQFIKIDD, via the coding sequence ATGAACAGAATTAAATCAATGGCTATCGTCGTGTTAGTCGCCTTATCGACAAGTGGATTTGCACAAAAAAAAGTAATAAATAGCAATCAGTTGCCTGCAAATGCACAAACATTTATTAAAAACAATTTTTCGACTAATCAGATCAGCAGTATCATCGAAGAAACAGAAAATCTATTCTACAAAGAATATAAGATTATCTTAAAAAATGGCACAAAAATAGATTTTGATAAAACAGGAAACTGGGAAGAAGTTGATGGGGAAAATACGGCAATCCCTTTAAAGATCGTTCCGACTGCAATTAAAAATTATATCGCTAAAAGTTTTCCCGATACACAGATTGTAAAAATCAAACAATCAAATCGTAAATACGAGGTCGAAATATCAAATGGATTGGAATTGCAATTCAATAAAAAAGGACAATTCATTAAAATTGATGATTAA
- a CDS encoding PepSY-like domain-containing protein, with protein MKKLILICTALFAIVFMTLSCDDKDNDYQVPSSSLPVPASSFLDTHFKGIHIRTVEKLIPTQTNGTVYSVDLVNGIEVDFDQEGTWKEVEGDNNAAIPTSFILPSIVTYVTTNYPAIKINTIDKVISTFEIELTNDIDLLFDMEGKFIRVLL; from the coding sequence ATGAAAAAATTAATTTTAATATGCACAGCGTTATTTGCCATAGTGTTCATGACCCTATCATGTGACGACAAGGACAACGATTATCAAGTTCCAAGTTCATCCTTACCTGTACCTGCATCAAGTTTCCTTGACACGCATTTTAAAGGTATCCATATTCGAACTGTTGAAAAATTAATCCCTACGCAAACAAATGGTACCGTTTACAGTGTAGATTTAGTAAATGGTATAGAGGTAGATTTTGATCAAGAAGGAACTTGGAAAGAAGTAGAAGGTGATAATAATGCTGCCATTCCAACAAGTTTTATATTACCATCCATAGTCACTTATGTGACAACAAACTATCCTGCGATAAAGATTAATACCATTGATAAAGTTATTAGTACATTTGAAATCGAATTAACAAATGATATCGATTTACTTTTTGATATGGAAGGTAAATTCATTCGAGTTTTGTTATAA
- a CDS encoding DUF1080 domain-containing protein: MLKNRLKYSVLFCLLGAGMTSLQAQDQKKKDPTEEHNPVKQVIPEAAKNLLGRWDLNVNKQGKVVPSWLEIKLSGFTTLVGYYVGDSGSARPVSHVKLENGKFSFSIPPQWEGGEGDFVIQGELTANGMKGTVKTNKGTSFDFTGEKAPYLKRTSTVKWGKPIELFNGKDLTGWKATSANNQWVVKDGILINQKAGANLITDQKFDDFKLEAEFRYTTDANSGIYLRGRYELQIEDSPKDRHPGNLYFGGIYGFLSPNEMATLGTNEWQKYEVTLVGRLVTVVANGKTIISNQEIPGITGGALDSKEGESGPIYLQGDHAAVEFRKIKITPAKK; the protein is encoded by the coding sequence ATGTTAAAGAATCGTTTAAAATATAGTGTTCTGTTTTGCCTTTTGGGAGCAGGTATGACATCATTGCAGGCTCAAGATCAGAAGAAAAAAGATCCTACAGAAGAGCATAATCCTGTCAAACAGGTTATTCCAGAAGCAGCTAAAAATTTACTAGGTCGTTGGGATTTAAATGTGAATAAACAGGGAAAAGTGGTCCCTTCTTGGTTGGAGATAAAACTTTCTGGATTTACTACTTTGGTGGGATATTATGTAGGTGACAGCGGAAGTGCGCGTCCTGTGTCTCATGTGAAATTGGAGAACGGAAAATTCTCGTTTTCGATACCTCCACAATGGGAAGGGGGTGAAGGTGATTTTGTGATCCAGGGTGAACTGACTGCCAATGGTATGAAAGGAACAGTGAAGACAAACAAAGGGACTAGTTTTGACTTTACGGGTGAAAAAGCTCCTTATTTAAAACGTACAAGTACTGTAAAGTGGGGCAAACCAATTGAACTTTTTAACGGAAAAGATTTGACTGGATGGAAAGCAACATCAGCTAATAATCAATGGGTAGTAAAGGATGGAATCTTAATAAACCAAAAAGCTGGTGCTAACTTAATTACTGATCAAAAATTTGATGATTTTAAATTGGAAGCAGAATTTCGTTATACAACTGACGCAAATTCTGGTATTTATTTGAGAGGACGTTATGAATTACAGATTGAGGATAGTCCTAAGGATAGACATCCAGGTAATCTGTACTTCGGTGGGATCTATGGATTCTTGTCACCAAATGAAATGGCTACTTTAGGAACCAATGAATGGCAAAAATATGAAGTTACCCTTGTCGGACGTTTAGTAACTGTTGTAGCAAATGGAAAGACCATCATCAGCAACCAAGAGATCCCAGGAATTACAGGAGGTGCACTTGATAGTAAAGAAGGCGAATCAGGTCCTATTTATCTACAAGGTGATCATGCTGCTGTTGAATTTAGAAAAATAAAAATTACACCAGCAAAAAAGTAA
- a CDS encoding glycoside hydrolase family 76 protein has translation MKLLIGYSLIICAMGMIPISSNAQSNVNLTKTQQDLAQKLIQQNVDKAYQAFNQQVFDPVRKLYYRDTQKTQDVGAIWTQAIYWDMAMNAYKRNKTKENLRFIYDLYEGNKKHYAAYDWTNDKVWFIYDDIMWWVIAMARAYELTKDKQFLAHAESGFIRVWSGVPGIDIGSYDQEKSGMFWDWTFGRKGKMSCINYPTVIAAATLYEVTKKKEYLAKAKEIYDWSSNNLLDRSMGRIADSKHGDGQPNWTTHLYNQATAIGAGTILYKITKQKSYLTDAILIADYTKNVLSKADVLPYEKGEEQGVYAAILAQYMIRLIQDGKQASYLPWLRHTVTVGWGNRDQQRNLTTKDYTKKLDEKEIVSCYDASGIPALMLVLAEK, from the coding sequence ATGAAGTTATTGATCGGATATAGTTTGATTATCTGCGCAATGGGGATGATACCTATTTCGTCAAATGCACAATCCAATGTCAATCTTACGAAAACGCAACAGGATCTTGCTCAAAAATTAATTCAACAAAATGTAGACAAGGCTTACCAAGCTTTTAATCAACAGGTGTTCGACCCTGTCCGAAAGCTGTATTATCGCGATACACAAAAGACACAAGATGTCGGTGCCATATGGACACAAGCGATCTATTGGGATATGGCAATGAATGCGTATAAAAGAAATAAAACCAAGGAAAATCTGAGGTTCATCTATGATCTGTATGAAGGGAACAAAAAGCATTATGCAGCTTATGATTGGACAAATGATAAAGTATGGTTTATTTACGATGATATCATGTGGTGGGTGATTGCTATGGCTCGTGCCTATGAATTGACAAAGGATAAGCAATTTTTAGCACATGCTGAATCTGGTTTTATAAGAGTTTGGAGTGGTGTACCTGGGATAGATATAGGATCTTATGATCAGGAGAAAAGTGGGATGTTTTGGGATTGGACTTTTGGGCGAAAGGGAAAGATGTCTTGTATCAACTATCCAACTGTTATTGCTGCAGCGACCTTATATGAAGTAACTAAAAAGAAGGAATATTTAGCCAAAGCAAAAGAAATTTATGATTGGTCGTCCAATAATCTATTGGATCGTTCTATGGGGCGAATTGCGGATTCAAAACATGGAGATGGTCAACCCAATTGGACGACTCATCTTTACAATCAAGCGACGGCTATAGGGGCAGGAACTATCCTGTATAAAATCACAAAGCAAAAATCTTATTTAACCGATGCGATCTTAATCGCTGACTACACAAAAAATGTGCTATCTAAGGCTGATGTGTTACCTTATGAAAAAGGGGAGGAACAAGGAGTCTATGCAGCGATCTTAGCACAATATATGATTCGATTGATCCAAGATGGTAAGCAAGCCAGTTACTTACCTTGGTTGAGACATACGGTAACAGTAGGGTGGGGTAATCGGGATCAACAACGGAATCTGACAACAAAAGATTATACAAAGAAGTTGGATGAAAAGGAAATTGTCTCTTGCTATGATGCCAGTGGAATTCCTGCACTCATGTTAGTGCTGGCTGAAAAATAG